The genomic stretch CGGGCAAGCACCATGTCACCAGTGCAACACCACTGGGCGCGGTACTGACGTTGCCTGCAACGGGCTCTGAGTCCAACTCCGGCGCGGTGATCACCAAAGCAGAAACACAAGACAAGCTGGCTTTCCTTAGCCCCTACGTGCAGCCTAAGTTTGCGGTAATGGACCCGGATGTGATGAAAACGCTGCCTGAAAAGCAGCTCCTGAACGGCATTGTCGATGCGTGGGTACACGTGTGTGAGCAGTACATCACTCGTCCAACCGGAGCAATGGTGCAAGACGCTTACGCTGAAGCGCTTCTCAAAACATTGAAAAAGCTTGGCGAGCGTTTTGCTGATCGCGACAGTGACGAATGGCGCGCCAACCTGATGTGGGCCGCCAACCAAGCTCTGAACGGTTTGATTGGCAGTGGTGTGCCACAGGATTGGGCAACGCACATGATTGGCCATGAACTAACAGCGCTGTGGCATGTTGACCACGCTCGTTCTCTGGCCATCGTTCAGCCTTCTCTGCTACGTAACCAGATCGAGTTCAAACGCGCGAAACTGGAACAGATGGGTCGTGAAGTGTTTGCCTTGCAAGGTAATGAACAGTTGGCAGAGCGTACCATCGATGCCATTGAAGCCTTCTACCACAGCATGGGCGTTGCCACTCAACTTACCGAACATGGCGACGACAAAGAAGCTGCGATTGATGCGGTGATCAG from Vibrio navarrensis encodes the following:
- a CDS encoding iron-containing alcohol dehydrogenase, producing MKFSYSNPTQIFFGQGQISAITRALDPQAKVLVIYGGGSIKKNGVYDQVASALEGFDWVEFSGVEPNPTKETLDKAVHIVKQQQINVILAVGGGSVIDGSKYVAAAAKYDGDGWDILTGKHHVTSATPLGAVLTLPATGSESNSGAVITKAETQDKLAFLSPYVQPKFAVMDPDVMKTLPEKQLLNGIVDAWVHVCEQYITRPTGAMVQDAYAEALLKTLKKLGERFADRDSDEWRANLMWAANQALNGLIGSGVPQDWATHMIGHELTALWHVDHARSLAIVQPSLLRNQIEFKRAKLEQMGREVFALQGNEQLAERTIDAIEAFYHSMGVATQLTEHGDDKEAAIDAVISQLNNHGMVALTENQSVTPTEVKQILSTAIA